Proteins encoded within one genomic window of Schistocerca gregaria isolate iqSchGreg1 unplaced genomic scaffold, iqSchGreg1.2 ptg001203l, whole genome shotgun sequence:
- the LOC126329623 gene encoding uncharacterized protein LOC126329623 — protein MSLYSILYLSSNNLTGNIPDFSNNINLTHLCLSDNKLSGNIPDFSRNHALAKLNISYNKLSGNLPSFINNRALYLLHLSKNYDFNYNCPGGKDIISPEQITNLISCKLGKIILSKGCNFSNMVFDKCDVHTVLSNAKSIYYISIVQIIYKK, from the exons atATCTTTCATCTAATAATTTAACTGGCAATATTCCAGATTTtagtaataatattaatttaaCACACTT gTGTCTTTCAGATAATAAGCTATCAGGTAATATTCCAGACTTTAGTAGAAATCATGCCCTGGCAAAATT aaATATTTCATACAATAAACTATCGGGTAATCTTCCAAGTTTTATCAATAATCGAGCAttatatttgtt ACATCTATCCAAAAATTATGATTTCAATTATAACTGTCCTGGTGGTAAGGATATAATTAGTCCAGAGCAGATTACAAATCTAATATCTTG TAAACTAGGTAAAATCATATTATCTAAAGGTTGTAACTTTAGTAATATGGTCTTTGATAAATGTGATGTTCATACTGTTCTATCGAATGCAAAGTCTATATACTATATTAGTATAGTCCAG ataatatataaaaaataa